A single genomic interval of Pyruvatibacter sp. HU-CL02332 harbors:
- a CDS encoding PLP-dependent aminotransferase family protein, protein MADTLAAALPGLTLDRTSDVPLHAQLAQALRTAILTGQASPGTRLPATRNLAAELGLGRNTVADAYDQLTAEGYLEARVGSGTRVASIAPDAFLATGASSDEADTAPPPPLSRRGDALAAAIRPVPPPPGRFGYAFQPGIPAFDAFPYASWTRLAARAAKNMKAVGDYSHPEGQPELRAAIAAHVKLARGVVCEPDQIIITAGAQAGLDLAARLLVDPGDNAWIEDPGYAGARGALIGAGATLVPVPVDEEGMDIAAARKLRKRPRLIYVTPSHQFPLGVTMSLPRRLDLLDLADDADAWVIEDDYDSEYRYQGRPLSSLQGLDGGRRVLYVGTFSKTFFPSLRIGYLIVPAAHAQAFRNAIRNTGHSAPGLPQLALAAFLEGGHYEAHARRMRKLYDSRRLAVLAALEELAPRTLTPQVREAGMQMPALLRSNRNDQAIAADLAKDGIAAGSLSRYTLDDKNLRQGLLLGFAAVEERHISPAMHQLVSHLNGS, encoded by the coding sequence ATGGCTGACACCCTCGCCGCCGCCCTTCCCGGCCTGACGCTGGATCGCACAAGCGACGTGCCGCTGCACGCACAGCTGGCGCAGGCCCTGCGGACTGCGATCCTCACCGGACAGGCCTCCCCCGGCACAAGACTGCCCGCAACCCGCAATTTGGCAGCAGAACTCGGCCTTGGCCGCAACACCGTTGCCGATGCGTACGACCAGTTGACAGCCGAGGGGTATCTTGAAGCCCGCGTTGGCTCCGGCACCCGCGTGGCATCCATTGCCCCGGACGCCTTTCTGGCAACCGGTGCCTCATCAGATGAAGCAGACACAGCACCACCGCCGCCGCTCTCCCGGCGCGGCGATGCTCTTGCGGCTGCCATTCGTCCTGTCCCGCCACCGCCGGGCCGGTTCGGCTATGCCTTTCAGCCCGGCATCCCCGCTTTTGACGCTTTCCCCTATGCAAGCTGGACACGGCTGGCCGCCCGCGCCGCCAAAAACATGAAGGCCGTGGGCGATTACTCCCACCCCGAAGGTCAACCGGAGTTGCGCGCTGCCATTGCCGCGCATGTGAAGCTGGCCCGCGGCGTGGTGTGCGAGCCGGATCAGATCATCATTACGGCGGGCGCACAGGCGGGCCTCGACCTGGCCGCACGGCTGTTGGTCGACCCCGGTGACAATGCGTGGATTGAAGACCCGGGCTATGCCGGCGCCCGCGGTGCCCTGATCGGTGCCGGGGCAACACTGGTGCCTGTGCCCGTCGATGAAGAAGGCATGGATATTGCCGCCGCCCGCAAGCTGCGCAAGCGGCCCCGACTGATTTACGTCACGCCCTCACACCAGTTCCCGCTCGGCGTCACCATGTCCCTGCCACGTCGGCTGGACCTTCTGGATCTGGCAGATGACGCAGATGCCTGGGTCATCGAGGACGATTACGACAGCGAGTACCGCTATCAGGGCCGTCCGCTATCATCTCTGCAGGGTCTCGATGGCGGCAGGCGCGTGCTCTATGTGGGCACCTTCTCCAAGACCTTCTTCCCCAGCCTGCGCATTGGCTATCTGATTGTCCCCGCAGCTCATGCTCAAGCATTCCGCAATGCCATTCGCAATACCGGACACTCTGCCCCGGGTCTGCCGCAGCTGGCACTTGCTGCATTTCTGGAAGGCGGACACTACGAGGCCCACGCGCGGCGGATGCGCAAACTCTATGATTCCCGCAGGCTGGCCGTGCTTGCCGCTCTTGAGGAGTTGGCACCAAGAACCCTGACGCCGCAAGTGCGAGAAGCAGGCATGCAGATGCCCGCTCTGCTGCGTTCCAACCGCAACGATCAGGCCATTGCAGCAGACCTGGCAAAAGACGGAATCGCAGCAGGTTCCCTGAGCCGCTACACGCTGGACGACAAGAACCTGCGTCAGGGATTGCTGCTGGGCTTTGCCGCCGTGGAAGAGCGGCATATCAGCCCTGCAATGCATCAACTTGTGAGCCACCTCAACGGTTCATAG